The Streptomyces sp. NBC_00344 genome includes a window with the following:
- a CDS encoding purine-cytosine permease family protein: protein MPLTHVPGGLPADSRQPVFDGRMPAAPGDLRVEAHGIEPVPESNRYGGPGRLFTVWFAPNLTMTGVFTGTVGIALGLDFATALAAVVLGTMVGAVPTAYLGTWGSRTGAGQLPLARLAFGRAVTVPGILQWLSSVAWDALIGLFGGDALARLCGWPFWLGVLAMMVVQGALGVLGYEAIHRLQIIMTFVLAAAFALIAHRLLDGVHPAVNGTAHGADRAGAFVLTSTIALSLALSWAPYASDFSRYLPRTTSRPRMFWCTLLGLVVSFVAVQALGLLGASVLTDQTAEGVDKVLGGGALGAFGLFAVALAALCSNAMNDYSGSLALQTVGVRLPRPAAAALAAALGFPLVLWMHAADTTARFQNVLLFVGYWIPGFLAIVVVDWRARARRRLGAPIDLAAETARPQSGWPPLAAFVVAFAAAVPFMNTSLYVGPVASALHGADLSYYVAFLVALGVYAPLRLRLSTPR, encoded by the coding sequence ATGCCTTTGACGCATGTTCCCGGCGGGCTGCCCGCCGACTCCCGGCAGCCCGTCTTCGACGGGCGTATGCCGGCGGCCCCCGGTGACCTCCGTGTCGAGGCGCACGGAATCGAGCCGGTCCCCGAGAGCAACCGCTACGGCGGTCCCGGTCGCCTGTTCACCGTGTGGTTCGCACCGAACCTGACCATGACCGGCGTGTTCACCGGCACCGTGGGGATAGCCCTCGGTCTGGATTTCGCCACCGCGCTGGCCGCTGTCGTACTGGGCACCATGGTCGGAGCGGTGCCCACCGCCTATCTGGGCACCTGGGGGAGCCGGACAGGTGCCGGGCAGTTGCCGCTGGCCCGGCTCGCCTTCGGCCGGGCGGTGACGGTGCCCGGCATCCTGCAGTGGCTGTCCTCGGTCGCGTGGGACGCGCTGATCGGGCTGTTCGGCGGGGACGCGCTCGCGCGTCTGTGCGGTTGGCCGTTCTGGCTGGGTGTGCTGGCCATGATGGTGGTCCAGGGCGCCCTGGGCGTTCTGGGCTACGAGGCCATCCACCGGCTCCAGATCATCATGACCTTCGTGCTCGCCGCCGCGTTCGCGCTGATCGCCCACCGGCTGCTCGACGGCGTCCACCCGGCCGTCAACGGCACCGCGCACGGAGCCGACCGAGCCGGCGCGTTCGTGCTGACCAGCACCATCGCGCTGAGCCTGGCCCTGTCCTGGGCCCCGTACGCAAGCGACTTCAGCCGGTATCTGCCGCGCACCACCTCGCGGCCGCGGATGTTCTGGTGCACGCTGCTCGGCCTCGTGGTGTCCTTCGTGGCCGTCCAGGCCCTCGGTCTGCTGGGCGCGTCCGTACTGACCGACCAGACCGCCGAAGGTGTGGACAAGGTGCTGGGCGGTGGGGCACTGGGTGCGTTCGGGCTGTTCGCCGTGGCGCTGGCGGCCCTCTGCAGTAACGCCATGAACGACTACAGCGGTTCTCTCGCTCTGCAGACCGTCGGAGTACGTCTCCCGCGCCCGGCGGCCGCCGCCCTCGCCGCCGCGCTCGGCTTCCCCCTGGTGCTCTGGATGCATGCCGCCGACACCACCGCCCGATTCCAGAACGTGCTGCTGTTCGTCGGCTACTGGATCCCCGGGTTCCTGGCGATCGTCGTCGTCGACTGGCGTGCCCGCGCCCGGAGACGGCTCGGTGCGCCGATCGACCTCGCCGCCGAGACCGCCCGTCCGCAGTCCGGATGGCCCCCGTTGGCGGCATTCGTCGTCGCCTTCGCCGCGGCCGTGCCGTTCATGAACACCAGCCTGTACGTGGGCCCGGTGGCGTCCGCTCTGCACGGCGCCGACCTCTCGTACTACGTGGCCTTCCTCGTCGCGCTCGGCGTCTACGCGCCGCTTCGGCTACGGCTCAGCACGCCCCGGTGA
- a CDS encoding LutC/YkgG family protein produces the protein MSSRDLILARVRAAVADAPEAAEVSRDYLTSHTADDPAAVLDLLHENLADYRALVHRTRPAGLPALIARLLAQRGATQVLAPMGLPAPWLARAAATRIDDRETSTAQELDAVDSVVTGCAVAIAETGTIVLDGGADQGRRRITLVPDHHICVVRAPDQVVASVPQALPRLDPARPLTWISGPSATSDIELDRVEGVHGPRTLEVVLLEG, from the coding sequence ATGAGCTCCCGCGACCTGATTCTCGCCCGCGTCCGCGCCGCCGTCGCCGATGCGCCGGAGGCGGCCGAGGTCTCCCGTGACTACCTCACCAGCCACACCGCCGACGATCCGGCGGCCGTCCTGGACCTCCTCCACGAGAACCTGGCGGACTACCGCGCCCTGGTCCACCGGACCCGCCCGGCCGGTCTGCCCGCCCTCATCGCGCGGCTGCTCGCTCAGCGGGGCGCCACGCAGGTGCTGGCCCCTATGGGGCTTCCGGCGCCGTGGCTGGCCAGGGCCGCGGCCACCCGCATCGATGACCGGGAGACATCGACCGCACAGGAACTCGACGCGGTGGACAGTGTGGTCACCGGATGCGCGGTCGCCATCGCCGAGACCGGCACCATCGTCCTGGACGGCGGCGCGGATCAGGGGCGCCGCCGGATCACCCTCGTCCCGGACCACCACATCTGCGTCGTACGGGCCCCCGACCAGGTGGTGGCCTCGGTGCCGCAGGCTCTGCCGCGCCTCGACCCGGCACGCCCGCTCACCTGGATCTCCGGCCCCTCGGCCACCAGCGACATCGAACTCGACCGGGTGGAGGGCGTCCACGGCCCCCGAACCCTTGAAGTCGTCCTGCTCGAAGGGTGA
- a CDS encoding LutB/LldF family L-lactate oxidation iron-sulfur protein, with product MSGTYLGMPSFPEAAGKAVRDETLRGNLRHATHTIRDKRAKAVSELVDWPGLREAGKQIKDRTLRHLDDYLVQLEKSVTAAGGTVHWAADADEANRIVAELVKATGEREVVKVKSMATQEIGLNEALEAEGITAYETDLAELIVQLGEDRPSHILVPAIHRNRGEIREIFARTMSEWGRPAPEGLTDAPAELAEAARLHLREKFLRAKVGISGANFMVAETGTLVVVESEGNGRMCLTLPETLISVVGIEKTVPTWQDLEVFLQTLPRSSTAERMNPYTSTWTGTTEADGPKNFHLVLLDNGRTATLADEVGRQALRCIRCSACLNVCPVYERAGGHAYGSVYPGPIGAILSPQLRGMESEIDASLPYASSLCGACYDVCPVAIDIPEVLVHLRERAAGRGGRGHRLEKAAMKAAGWVLNHPAVLAAGEKVASKTRGLHPKRLPGASAWTDSRDLPELPPEPFRDWWKKNRT from the coding sequence ATGAGCGGTACCTATCTCGGTATGCCGTCCTTCCCCGAGGCGGCCGGGAAGGCCGTACGCGACGAGACACTGCGCGGGAATCTGCGGCACGCCACCCACACCATCCGCGACAAGCGGGCGAAAGCGGTGTCGGAGCTGGTGGACTGGCCCGGGCTGCGGGAAGCCGGCAAACAGATCAAGGACCGGACGCTCCGTCATCTGGACGACTATCTGGTGCAGTTGGAGAAATCGGTCACCGCGGCCGGCGGCACCGTCCACTGGGCGGCTGATGCCGACGAGGCGAACCGGATCGTCGCGGAGCTCGTGAAGGCGACCGGTGAACGCGAGGTCGTCAAGGTCAAGTCGATGGCGACCCAGGAGATCGGCCTCAACGAGGCGCTGGAGGCCGAAGGCATCACCGCCTACGAAACGGATCTCGCCGAGCTGATCGTGCAGCTGGGTGAGGACCGGCCCAGCCACATCCTGGTTCCGGCGATCCACCGGAACCGCGGCGAGATCCGGGAGATCTTCGCCCGGACGATGAGCGAATGGGGACGGCCGGCCCCGGAAGGCCTGACGGATGCGCCGGCCGAGCTGGCCGAGGCGGCCAGGCTGCATCTCAGGGAGAAGTTCCTGCGGGCGAAGGTGGGCATCTCGGGAGCCAATTTCATGGTCGCCGAGACCGGCACCCTGGTCGTGGTGGAATCGGAGGGCAACGGCCGGATGTGTCTGACCCTGCCCGAGACGCTGATCTCGGTGGTGGGCATCGAGAAGACCGTGCCGACCTGGCAGGACCTGGAGGTCTTCCTCCAGACACTGCCGCGTTCGTCGACGGCCGAGCGGATGAACCCCTACACCAGCACCTGGACCGGAACCACCGAAGCCGACGGCCCGAAGAACTTCCATCTGGTGCTGCTCGACAACGGCCGCACGGCCACGCTGGCCGACGAGGTGGGCCGGCAGGCGCTGCGCTGTATCCGCTGCTCGGCCTGTCTCAATGTCTGCCCGGTGTACGAGCGTGCGGGCGGCCATGCGTACGGCTCGGTCTATCCGGGACCCATCGGCGCCATCCTCAGCCCCCAACTCCGGGGCATGGAAAGTGAGATCGACGCCTCGCTCCCGTATGCCTCCTCGCTCTGCGGCGCCTGCTACGACGTGTGCCCGGTGGCCATCGACATCCCCGAAGTGCTCGTCCACCTCAGGGAAAGGGCCGCCGGCCGGGGAGGCAGGGGTCATCGCCTGGAGAAAGCCGCGATGAAGGCGGCGGGCTGGGTGCTCAACCATCCCGCTGTCCTGGCCGCCGGAGAGAAAGTGGCGTCGAAGACCCGAGGCCTGCACCCGAAGCGGCTGCCGGGAGCTTCGGCGTGGACCGACAGCCGTGATCTCCCGGAACTGCCGCCCGAACCGTTCCGAGACTGGTGGAAGAAGAACCGCACATGA
- a CDS encoding PadR family transcriptional regulator, translating to MSLPHAILTALLEKPSSGLELTRRFDKSIGYFWPATHQQIYRELAKLEKSGFIRPLPRQPSRGQKREYEVLPAGRDELTGWVARTEDPRAVRDPLLLRLRAAAVVGSQGLGAELERHLGLHQRQLAEYLAIEERDFSDPGPSAETRLQHLVLRGGIDLERYWISWLTEALPEFRDR from the coding sequence ATGTCACTCCCGCACGCGATCCTCACCGCCCTCCTCGAGAAGCCGTCGTCGGGACTGGAGCTGACCCGCAGATTCGACAAGTCGATCGGCTACTTCTGGCCGGCCACCCATCAGCAGATCTATCGCGAGCTGGCGAAGCTGGAGAAGTCCGGCTTCATCAGACCCCTCCCCCGGCAGCCGTCCCGGGGGCAGAAGCGGGAGTACGAGGTGCTGCCCGCCGGCCGCGACGAGCTGACCGGCTGGGTGGCCAGGACGGAGGACCCGAGGGCGGTACGCGATCCCCTGCTGCTGCGGCTGCGGGCGGCGGCAGTGGTGGGATCGCAGGGCCTCGGCGCGGAACTCGAGCGCCATCTCGGACTGCACCAGCGGCAGCTCGCCGAGTATCTGGCGATCGAGGAGCGCGATTTCTCGGACCCCGGCCCCTCGGCGGAGACGCGTCTGCAGCACTTGGTGCTGCGCGGCGGCATCGATCTCGAGAGGTACTGGATCTCCTGGCTGACCGAGGCGCTGCCGGAGTTCCGGGACCGCTGA
- a CDS encoding (Fe-S)-binding protein: protein MRVALFVTCVNDAVHPSTGIAVVRLLERLGVEVGFPAGQTCCGQPQYNTGYRRETEPLVRRMGRVFEGYDHVVTPSGSCAAMVRDNYPRIARKGSDPELSRVAGSLVPRMYELTEFLVDVLGVTDVGACYPHTVTYHPSCHGLRMLGLGERPRKLLEAVKGLELRELPGAEECCGFGGTFALKNAAVSAAMGEDKVRNAVSTGAEVLCGADNSCLMHIGGILHRQDAPLRALHLAEILASTEEEPHA, encoded by the coding sequence ATGCGCGTCGCACTCTTCGTCACCTGCGTCAACGACGCTGTCCACCCGTCCACCGGCATCGCCGTCGTCAGACTGCTGGAGCGGCTGGGTGTGGAGGTCGGCTTCCCGGCCGGACAGACCTGCTGCGGGCAGCCGCAGTACAACACGGGCTACCGCAGGGAGACCGAACCGCTGGTGCGGCGGATGGGCAGAGTCTTCGAGGGGTACGACCATGTGGTCACCCCGTCCGGCTCGTGCGCGGCGATGGTGCGCGACAACTATCCGAGGATCGCCCGCAAGGGATCGGACCCGGAACTCAGCCGGGTCGCTGGTTCACTGGTGCCACGGATGTACGAACTGACCGAGTTCCTGGTGGACGTGCTGGGGGTGACCGATGTCGGTGCCTGCTACCCGCACACGGTGACCTACCACCCGTCCTGCCACGGGCTGCGGATGCTGGGGCTGGGGGAGCGGCCGCGCAAGCTGCTCGAGGCGGTGAAGGGTCTGGAACTGAGAGAGCTTCCCGGCGCGGAGGAGTGCTGCGGTTTCGGCGGCACCTTCGCCCTGAAGAACGCGGCCGTGTCGGCGGCCATGGGCGAGGACAAGGTACGCAACGCGGTGTCGACGGGCGCCGAGGTGCTGTGCGGGGCCGACAACTCCTGCCTGATGCACATCGGTGGCATCCTGCACCGCCAGGACGCCCCGCTGCGCGCCCTGCACCTCGCCGAGATCCTGGCCAGCACCGAAGAGGAGCCCCACGCATGA
- a CDS encoding NADPH-dependent 2,4-dienoyl-CoA reductase: MSPYPHLLSPLDLGFTTLPNRVLMGSMHIGLEEAQDGFERMAEFYATRARAGVGLIVTGGISPNEQGRPYDGGAKLTTEAEVAEHATVTAAVHRAGGRIAMQILHFGRYAYHPGLVAPSAIQAPISPFAPHALSDDEVEQTIEDFVRAAELARRAGYDGVEIMGSEGYLINEFIAAQTNHREDRWGGSYENRTRFPLEIVRRVRERVGPDFILIYRLSMLDLIPGGSSLEEVISLAQQIEAAGATIINTGIGWHEARIPTIVTSVPRGAYTWVTKKVMGSVAIPVVTSNRINTPELAEELLAGGFGDMVSMARPFLADPEFVEKARQGRADTINTCIGCNQACLDHTFSGLITSCLVNPRACRETELVLSPTRHRKRIGVVGAGPAGLAFAVSAAERGHQVTLFDAADEIGGQLNVARQIPGKEEFDETLRYYRVQLELHGVDVRLGKLVTADALTGEGFDEIVLATGVTPRTPEIPGLDHPSVLTYLDVLRDGAEVGSRVAVIGAGGIGFDVAEFLTDSGESASRDPEVFFRQWGVDTEHRTPGGLREPVRTASPRTVHLLQRKATKVGAGLGKTTGWIHRTELKHRGVTMVAGATYDRIDDAGLHVTVDGVSDVIGVDTIVLCTGQEPRRELSDALHAAGLSVHVIGGADVASELDAKRAIRQGTELAAAL; the protein is encoded by the coding sequence ATGAGCCCGTACCCCCACCTGCTGAGCCCTCTCGACCTGGGCTTCACGACGCTGCCCAACCGCGTCCTGATGGGATCGATGCACATCGGTCTCGAAGAGGCCCAGGACGGCTTCGAGCGGATGGCGGAGTTCTACGCGACCCGCGCCCGCGCCGGTGTCGGACTCATCGTGACCGGCGGGATATCCCCCAATGAGCAGGGCAGGCCCTACGACGGCGGCGCCAAGCTGACCACCGAGGCCGAGGTCGCCGAGCACGCGACCGTGACCGCCGCCGTTCACCGGGCGGGCGGGCGTATCGCCATGCAGATCCTGCACTTCGGCCGGTACGCCTACCACCCCGGCCTGGTGGCACCGAGCGCGATCCAGGCGCCCATCAGCCCCTTCGCCCCGCACGCCCTGAGCGACGACGAGGTCGAGCAGACCATCGAGGACTTCGTGAGGGCCGCGGAACTCGCCCGGCGCGCGGGCTACGACGGTGTCGAGATCATGGGGTCGGAGGGCTATCTGATCAATGAGTTCATCGCGGCACAGACGAATCACCGCGAGGACCGCTGGGGCGGCTCGTACGAGAACCGCACCCGCTTCCCCCTGGAGATCGTGCGGCGGGTACGCGAACGGGTCGGTCCCGATTTCATCCTGATCTACCGGCTCTCCATGCTGGATCTGATCCCCGGCGGGTCCTCGCTGGAGGAAGTGATCTCCCTCGCGCAGCAGATCGAGGCAGCCGGGGCGACCATCATCAACACCGGGATCGGCTGGCACGAGGCGCGGATCCCGACCATCGTCACCTCGGTCCCCCGCGGCGCGTACACCTGGGTGACCAAGAAGGTCATGGGCTCCGTGGCCATCCCGGTGGTGACCAGCAACCGCATCAACACCCCCGAACTGGCGGAGGAGCTGCTCGCCGGAGGATTCGGCGACATGGTCTCCATGGCCCGACCCTTCCTGGCCGACCCCGAGTTCGTCGAGAAGGCACGCCAGGGGCGAGCCGACACCATCAACACCTGCATCGGCTGTAACCAGGCGTGCCTCGACCACACCTTCAGCGGTCTGATCACCTCCTGCCTCGTCAATCCGCGAGCCTGCCGGGAGACCGAGCTGGTGCTCTCACCGACCCGGCACCGCAAGCGCATCGGAGTGGTCGGAGCCGGACCCGCGGGGCTCGCGTTCGCCGTGTCGGCGGCCGAGCGCGGTCACCAGGTCACCCTCTTCGACGCCGCCGACGAGATCGGCGGGCAGCTCAACGTGGCACGGCAGATACCCGGTAAGGAGGAGTTCGACGAGACGCTCCGCTACTACCGCGTTCAGCTGGAACTGCACGGCGTGGACGTCCGGTTGGGGAAGCTGGTCACTGCCGACGCGCTGACCGGGGAGGGTTTCGACGAGATCGTCCTCGCCACCGGTGTCACTCCGCGCACGCCCGAGATCCCGGGTCTGGACCACCCGAGCGTCCTGACCTACCTCGATGTGCTGCGCGACGGCGCGGAGGTCGGTTCCCGGGTCGCGGTCATCGGTGCGGGCGGCATCGGGTTCGATGTTGCGGAATTCCTCACCGACAGCGGCGAATCGGCAAGCCGGGATCCGGAGGTCTTCTTCCGTCAGTGGGGTGTCGACACCGAGCACCGGACCCCCGGGGGGCTGCGCGAGCCGGTGCGCACCGCATCGCCGAGGACCGTCCACCTCCTCCAGCGCAAGGCCACCAAGGTGGGCGCGGGGCTGGGCAAGACCACGGGCTGGATCCACCGTACGGAACTCAAGCACCGCGGCGTCACGATGGTCGCAGGAGCGACGTACGACCGGATCGACGACGCGGGGCTGCACGTGACGGTCGACGGCGTGAGCGACGTCATCGGAGTCGACACGATCGTGCTGTGCACCGGGCAGGAACCACGGCGCGAGCTGTCCGACGCGCTGCACGCGGCGGGACTCTCGGTGCATGTGATCGGAGGCGCCGATGTCGCATCCGAACTGGACGCCAAGCGGGCCATCCGGCAGGGCACCGAGCTGGCCGCGGCGCTCTGA
- a CDS encoding ROK family transcriptional regulator yields MPSPHETAPSTTPAASLVFTTVLSRGPLTRAEIARRTTLSAAAVTKAVRPLMEAGYLAEGADEAARPALGRPANLVRVQAGKALFIGVKVTGDEIIAVLADLRCRIRLARHVRLTEREPDAVISAITALVRELRTEADGFGVQVRGLGIAVSGDVDRAEGVVRYSPFLEWRDIPLAETTETATGLPVTVDNDVRALTVAEQWFGAGVGLSDFALVTVGAGIGCGLVVHGRVVSGAHGVAGEIGHLSIDPLGPLCHCGNNGCVEAIAADPAILRGVREAAGRPVATAAEALDLARSGDPGVREVYARAGEAIGRAIGSVVNVLGPERVIISGEGLAAHDLFADGIREAFAASAFGTAAQCDVMTRPLPFEEWARGAAATAIQSFIGSGAWRSRTVIGPDPQRLRPAPVADPDG; encoded by the coding sequence ATGCCCTCTCCGCACGAGACGGCCCCGTCGACGACGCCGGCCGCTTCGCTCGTCTTCACGACTGTGCTCTCCCGGGGTCCTCTCACCCGCGCCGAGATCGCGCGGCGGACGACACTGTCCGCTGCCGCGGTCACCAAGGCGGTGCGCCCGCTGATGGAGGCCGGCTACCTGGCCGAGGGCGCGGACGAGGCGGCCCGGCCTGCTCTCGGCCGACCGGCCAACCTGGTACGTGTGCAGGCGGGCAAGGCGCTGTTCATCGGGGTCAAGGTGACAGGCGACGAGATCATCGCCGTCCTTGCCGATCTGCGCTGCCGGATCCGGCTGGCCCGGCATGTACGGCTCACCGAACGCGAGCCGGATGCGGTGATCTCCGCCATCACCGCGCTGGTGCGGGAACTCCGCACGGAGGCCGACGGATTCGGGGTGCAGGTCCGGGGGCTGGGCATCGCCGTCTCGGGCGACGTGGACCGCGCGGAGGGTGTGGTCCGCTACTCACCCTTCCTGGAGTGGCGGGACATCCCCCTCGCCGAGACCACCGAGACCGCGACCGGACTCCCGGTCACGGTCGACAACGACGTGCGTGCCCTCACCGTCGCCGAGCAGTGGTTCGGTGCCGGAGTCGGACTCTCCGACTTCGCCCTGGTGACCGTGGGCGCGGGCATCGGCTGCGGCCTGGTGGTGCACGGGCGGGTGGTGTCGGGCGCGCACGGGGTGGCCGGCGAGATCGGACATCTGTCCATCGATCCGCTGGGCCCGCTCTGCCACTGCGGCAACAACGGGTGTGTCGAGGCCATCGCGGCGGACCCCGCGATCCTGCGCGGGGTCCGCGAGGCCGCGGGCAGGCCCGTGGCCACCGCAGCGGAGGCGCTCGACCTGGCCCGCAGCGGCGACCCCGGTGTCCGAGAGGTCTACGCTCGCGCCGGTGAGGCCATCGGCAGGGCCATCGGTTCCGTGGTCAACGTGCTCGGCCCGGAGCGAGTGATCATCTCGGGTGAGGGCCTGGCTGCCCACGACCTGTTCGCCGACGGTATCCGCGAGGCGTTCGCCGCTTCCGCCTTCGGTACCGCCGCGCAGTGCGACGTGATGACACGTCCACTGCCTTTCGAGGAGTGGGCACGTGGGGCCGCGGCCACCGCGATCCAGTCCTTCATCGGTTCGGGCGCATGGCGCTCGCGAACCGTAATCGGTCCGGATCCACAACGACTCCGCCCGGCGCCCGTCGCAGATCCGGACGGATGA
- a CDS encoding alpha-galactosidase D encodes MWSPSYSAPSGGAAGPVRRTIRSGLVLAVTAALATAVPAAATPAGAKGAATASPAAASAPAATTGDGSSGPAAKPYMGWSSWSMQSSKYPGLNPDGDYSYLTEANVLKQTDALAAKLKTFGYDHVNIDAGWWMDKDWKSGFDQYGRQRPDPVRFPHGMQPVADHIHSKGLKAGIYLPVGLEKGAYGHGAVPIRNAPGCTTADIVYPDLRTTNGWDSAYKLDFDKPCAQQYIDSQAQMFADWGYDFLKLDGVGPGSAKSGDNYDNVADVAAWHKAIDATGHPIHLELSWSLDIAHAADWKQYSNGWRIDTDVECYCNTLVSWENSVNDRWDDAPAWSSKAGPGGWNDLDAVDVGNGTMDGLTKAERQSYMTLWAINKSPLFTGDDLTKLDSYGVSLLTDQEVIGVDQNDSPVARPVTTVGDQQVWGTKNSDGSYTVALFNLGDSPASVTADWASFGFAGNASVRDLWNKENLGTHKNKITEALPAHGSRLFTVKPGGTTPATRSYEAESAANTLSGNASIAGCDACSGGKKVGNLYTGGKLQFNDITVKKDGIYTVNVAYVSGDPRSVTVYSNSGNGTSLKFPSTGDWSTADTVSVQLALKAGSNSVTFDSGSSGYAPDIDRIDVPQSL; translated from the coding sequence ATGTGGTCACCCTCGTACTCAGCCCCTTCCGGGGGTGCCGCCGGCCCCGTGCGCCGGACCATACGGAGCGGGCTGGTCCTGGCCGTCACGGCCGCTCTCGCGACGGCCGTTCCCGCCGCCGCGACCCCTGCCGGGGCGAAGGGCGCCGCCACCGCGTCCCCGGCCGCTGCCTCCGCCCCGGCAGCAACAACGGGGGACGGCTCCTCCGGCCCCGCGGCCAAGCCGTACATGGGCTGGTCAAGCTGGAGCATGCAGTCCTCCAAGTACCCGGGCCTCAATCCGGACGGTGACTACAGCTATCTGACGGAGGCGAACGTCCTCAAGCAGACGGACGCCCTCGCCGCCAAACTGAAGACATTCGGCTACGACCACGTCAACATCGATGCCGGCTGGTGGATGGACAAGGACTGGAAGTCAGGTTTCGACCAGTACGGCCGGCAGCGGCCCGATCCGGTCCGTTTCCCCCACGGCATGCAGCCGGTTGCCGACCACATTCACTCCAAGGGCCTCAAGGCGGGCATCTACCTGCCCGTGGGCCTGGAGAAGGGGGCCTACGGCCACGGCGCGGTGCCGATCCGGAACGCGCCGGGCTGTACCACCGCCGACATCGTCTACCCGGACCTGCGCACGACCAACGGCTGGGACAGCGCCTACAAGCTGGACTTCGACAAGCCCTGCGCGCAGCAGTACATCGACTCGCAGGCGCAGATGTTCGCCGACTGGGGCTACGACTTCCTCAAGCTGGACGGCGTGGGCCCTGGGTCAGCCAAGTCCGGTGACAACTACGACAACGTCGCCGACGTCGCCGCCTGGCACAAGGCCATCGACGCCACCGGACACCCGATCCACCTCGAGCTCTCCTGGTCGCTCGACATCGCGCACGCCGCCGACTGGAAGCAGTACTCCAACGGCTGGCGCATCGACACCGACGTCGAGTGCTACTGCAACACGCTTGTCAGCTGGGAGAATTCGGTCAACGACCGGTGGGACGACGCCCCGGCGTGGAGCAGCAAGGCCGGCCCGGGCGGCTGGAACGACCTCGACGCGGTCGACGTCGGCAACGGGACGATGGACGGCCTGACCAAGGCCGAGCGGCAGAGCTACATGACTCTATGGGCCATCAACAAGTCGCCGCTCTTCACCGGCGACGACCTCACGAAGCTGGACAGTTACGGTGTCTCGCTGCTGACCGACCAGGAGGTGATCGGAGTCGACCAGAACGACTCACCCGTCGCGCGACCGGTCACCACCGTGGGCGACCAGCAGGTCTGGGGCACCAAGAACTCCGACGGCAGCTACACCGTCGCCCTGTTCAACCTCGGGGACTCCCCGGCCTCCGTCACCGCCGACTGGGCATCCTTCGGATTTGCCGGGAACGCCTCCGTGCGTGACCTGTGGAACAAGGAGAACCTCGGGACCCACAAGAACAAGATCACCGAAGCGCTGCCCGCGCACGGCTCGAGGCTCTTCACCGTCAAGCCCGGCGGCACCACGCCGGCGACCAGGAGCTACGAGGCCGAGTCCGCCGCCAACACCCTCAGCGGCAACGCCTCCATCGCCGGATGCGACGCCTGCTCCGGTGGCAAGAAGGTCGGCAACCTCTACACCGGCGGCAAGCTGCAGTTCAACGACATCACGGTGAAGAAGGACGGGATCTACACCGTCAACGTCGCCTACGTCAGCGGCGACCCCCGTTCGGTGACCGTCTACTCCAACAGCGGTAACGGCACCAGCCTGAAGTTCCCCTCCACAGGTGACTGGAGCACAGCCGACACCGTCAGTGTCCAGCTGGCTCTGAAGGCGGGCTCCAACTCCGTCACCTTCGACAGCGGCAGCAGCGGTTACGCGCCCGACATCGACAGGATCGACGTACCGCAGTCCCTCTGA
- a CDS encoding DUF309 domain-containing protein, producing MDDERDRDAAGRALNARPRDGLGRPLPYGARGVDRQPEGVVRTPDQTLRDAQALLDAGMPFHAHEVFEDAWKSGPDAERALWRALAQLAVGLTHAARGNTAGGARLLLRGADGLAGYADAGPYRIDIPGLTSWARRLADGLTGPVDASTSAPRLTAG from the coding sequence ATGGACGACGAACGAGATCGCGACGCGGCAGGAAGGGCCCTCAACGCGCGGCCCAGGGACGGGCTGGGGCGTCCCCTGCCCTACGGGGCGCGGGGTGTGGACCGTCAGCCCGAAGGTGTGGTGCGCACCCCGGATCAGACCCTCCGGGACGCGCAGGCCCTGCTGGACGCCGGAATGCCGTTCCACGCGCACGAAGTGTTCGAGGACGCCTGGAAGTCGGGGCCCGATGCGGAGCGGGCCCTGTGGCGCGCCCTCGCACAGCTCGCGGTGGGACTGACGCACGCGGCCCGCGGCAATACGGCGGGCGGGGCGCGTCTGCTGCTCAGGGGCGCGGACGGGCTTGCCGGATACGCGGACGCAGGCCCGTACCGGATCGACATTCCCGGCCTGACGTCGTGGGCCCGCCGGCTCGCCGACGGGCTCACCGGGCCGGTCGACGCGAGCACGTCGGCCCCGCGACTGACCGCCGGCTGA